From the Flavobacterium gyeonganense genome, the window CGGCAGGTGTTACCGCTAAGATTTTTGAAGGAATGCCGGCCGAAAGTTATGGCAGGGGAAGAAGAATGGCAACGGATGCATTTAATAAAGTAAATGCTACGGAAAATATATATGCGATTGGCGATACTGCTATTTTAACTACAGATAAAAACTTCCCTAATGGACATCCTCAGGTTGCACAGGTTGCCATACAACAAGGAATTAACCTTGCTAAGAATTTTAAAGCTACTCTTGAGAACAAGACGCTTAAACCATTCATTTACAAAGATAAAGGGTCAATGGCAATTATAGGGAAAAACAAAGCCGTAGTTGATTTACCAAAACCTAAATGGCATTTTAAAGGATTTTTTGCATGGTTTATTTGGCTATTTGTTCATTTAATTTCATTAATCACTTACAGGAACAGAATAAATACTTTTTACAATTGGATGGTCGCTTATTTTGCAAGAGATCAATCACTTAGAATGATTATCAGACCAGATAAAAAACAGCCATAAAAAAAACCGGAATTTTTTTAATTCCGGTTTTTTCATATATGATTTCATATAATTTTTAATGACCAATCGTAATTTCATCTTCAGAGGATGCTTCTATTTTTTCTTTGATGAAGCGTTTTCCTATATTTAGAATAATAAATGCTAAAATAGTAGTTGATGTCATAATTACTACCATTGGAACAACAGAATCTTTGACAAAACTACCTACAGCAAAAGAAGCCAGAGCCCCTAAACCAAGCTGGATGGCTCCCATCAACGCAGAGGCACTTCCGGCATTTTTAGCAAAAGGAGCTAGTGTAAGTCCGGCTGTATTGGGATTAGAAATCCCCAAACATCCTAAAAATAAAAACAACATTCCAATAGTTCCATATAATCCTATAAGTTTATTCCATGAAAGAATCAGAAAAACAATACTTATTAATGACTGTGTAATTAGGGCACTAAATATCATCTGTTCACTGGAAAATTTCTTTAATAAAACCGAATTCAACTGACTGGAACCAATAAAACTTACTGACATAAAAGCAAAAATCCATCCATATGTCTTAGCATCGACATGATAGATATCCATAAAAATAATCGGGGAGGCCGCCACGTATGAAAATAATCCTGAAAAAGCAATTGAACCTGTAAAGGCATAAGTAAAAAATTGTGGGTTTTTAACTACTTTTAAAAAATTCAAAATGATTGGCTTTGGTTTTAACGAAATCGAAGTATCAGGTTTGTAAGTGTTTGGAAGACCAATTTGTGAAGCTATAAGAATAGCAATTCCCATACACATTAAGATCAAAAACACTATATGCCAGCCGTAGTCTTCAGTTATGTAACCACCAATAGTTGGCGCCAGCATTGGCGAAAGACCAAGAACAAGCATGAGTAGAGAAAAAACTTTCGGGATATCCTTTACAGGAAATAAATCCCTAACCATAGCAACAGAAGCAACCGTTGCTGCACAACTTCCAACTGCCTGAATAAATCGCAGAAATATAAAAGTATCAATATTTGCTACATATACACATCCTAAAGAAGCTAAAATATAAACGAGTAAACCAAAAAATAAAGGTTTCTTTCTCCCAAAACGATCTAATAAAGGACCATAAAGCAACTGACCTGCAGAAATACCAATAAAATAACTTGACAGACTCATTGAAACTTTTGCTACACTAGTATGTAAATCTGCGGCAATTCCTGAAAACCCTGGGAGATACATATCTATTGAAAAAGGACCAAGTGCAGTCATAGATCCAAGAATAAGTATGAGTTTTACGTATTTTTTTGTTGTCATTTCCTTAAAATATCGCTTTTAATTTCAGACAAAGGTAAATATTTAGTACCTTAATATCTCAAATAATAACATTTATCCCAAAATACGGGAATTATGTAAAATAGAGAAACATTATCACACTAATTAAAAAATTAAATTATGAAAAAATTCACACTATTATTAGCTCTTATTTTTAGCACAATTTCATTTGCACAGACCATTTCATCAAAAATTGAAGAAGTGAGTGCATCACAATACGAACTTCTTAAAAAGGTAAATGAATATTATCCGGATATTACGCTTAACAAGTCCATCACAAATTTTTATGCAGACGGAAAAATCATTGATTCACAACAACAATTCGATTTAAAGGGCACTAAATTCTCAAGCTATAAATTAGGAATTGAGCCTGACAATAAAAAATTATTATTCGAATATGTGTCATCGGAAACCGGAAAGATTTACGGCGATGTATCAGTTTTCAAAGGAAATGTTTTAAGAACGACTTTCAACGAACAAAAAAATGAAATTGAAGTTTCATTGAATGGTAAAGCAGTTTATGCAAAAAAACTTTGAAACTACTGAAATGGTGAGGATTAACTTTATTAGTAAAGTTAATCCTTTTTAATTGATATATGTTTTGAACTATAATTTATATTATGTAAAATAGAAAACTTTGTTTATATTCTATTTTAAGTTTGCATAACAAAATTAGTCATTACAAAAATCAAGATTCAAACGAATATTTATAAATAAAAGATAATCAAATAAATACAATAAAAAAATTAGTTATTTAATCAAAAAAAAATAAAAAATCAATAATTATTTAAATCCTCCGTTTAGTTGTAACAATATCATAAAGTGATTTATTATTTTATTATTTTTACAATCGACTATATTAAACTTACTATGAATACAATTGCTGAACATATAGCGGATTTTTTAAAAGAATATCCGCCATTTAATAATTTGACATTTCAGGAACTTTTTAATATTGCTACCAATATACGTGTAATAAATTTAGAAAAACACGCTGTGTTATTTCAAAACAATGATATACTTCATGACAGCTTTTATGTTGTAGCATCCGGTATCATCAATCTTACTACTATTGCTGATGCTGAAGAAACCATCATAAACAAATGTCATGAGGGTGATATTTTTGGTTTACGCCCTTTTTTTGCAAAAAACAATTATATGATGACTGCTAAAGCACGTGAGGAAAGTATTGTTTATGCTATTCCTATTGCTGTTTTCAGACCATTCGTAGCAAATAATTCAGATGTTCTGAACTTCTTATTAGAAAGTTTTGCAATTAATTCACGTCATACGAAAGACAATGTGAATTCATCAAACAAATTAATGCCCGACAACGGATTTTATTCAGATACACAATCAGAACTGCAATATATCCAGTCACTTACTTATAATAATTCACCACTCACAACCACAGCTGACAAAATCGTAAAAGATGTTGCTATTTTAATGACTGATTCAATGGTTGATAATATTGTTGTTTGCGAAAACAACAATCCTATAGGTATTTTGACCGATTCTGATTTATCCTCAAAAATAGCCACAGGACGTTATCCAATTACAGAAACGATAGACAAAATTATGTCTTCTCCTGTTGTAACCGTTATTGAAAACGTATCCTTAGCAGAAGCGCAATTATTAATGCTAAAGCATAATGTAACGCATTTATGTGTTACTAAAGACGGGACTAATAAATCGGTTGTTAAAGGAATTATTTCTGAACATGATTTAGTGGTTGCCCAGGCCAGCAATCCTGGAGTTTTGATTAAAGAAATTAAGAGATCACAATTACCAAAAGATTTAAAACAGATCAGAGACAGATTATCTGATTTAATTCAGAATTCAATTCAAAAAAATATTCCGATTTCACATGTGTGCAATATTGCTAATGAAATTAATCTGGCATTGATAAAGCGAGCAGTTGAATTAACGATTTTAGATCTTGGCTCCCCTCCTGCCCGTTTTGCATGGCTAAGCATAGGGAGCCAGGGAAGGAAAGAACAGCTTTTGCTTACGGATCAGGACAGTATATTAATTTTTGAAGATGTTACACCGGAGAAATACAGAGAGGTAAAGGATTACTTTTTAAGATTAGCTAAAAGAACTACCTCTTTACTTGAAAAAGTGGGTTATGAATTTTGTCCAAATGGCCATATGGGAAGTAATATGCTTTGGTGTAAATCATTGACAGACTGGATAAAACAATATAATAGTTGGATGAATACTCCAGGTGAAAACAGCAATGATTTGAGTAGTATTTTCTTTGATTATGAGATTGTTTTTGGTGAGCCAAAAATTGAAGAGGCAATTGAAAATGTCATTTTTAAAAATGCAATCAACAACACTTTATTTTTTGACTTCTTAGGAAACGATGCTTTAAAAAAAGAATTCCCCATTAAGTTTTTTCAAAAAGTTCATATTAGAAGAAGAAGGTCCTCATAAAATGAAATTTGACATTAAAACGAGAGCATTAATGCCTTTAATCGATTCTGCAAGACTCTTAATTCTAAGTTCCAATATTAAGGGGATAAATAACACTTACTTAAGATTTAAACAACTTGCTATTTCGGATTCTAAAAATGCTGAAATATATCTTAGCTGTGCCGAAGCTTTTTTGACATTATTAAAATTCAGAACAATTGAAGGGTTAAAAAATGATGACTCTGGCCAATATATAAATATAAAAGAATTATCTAAGACGGATAGAGAAAAATTAAAGAATGCATTAGCTCCAATGCGTGATTTGGAGGAATTAATTAAAAGTAAATTTCAACTTACACAATTTTCATAATATGCTGGACTGGCTGAAAAATATTAATAAAGAATATCCTGATTTTTGGAAAAACTACCTTGGTAAATTCGAAACTAAACCCAATAGATTTGTAGTGATATCAACAGAAACTTCAGGACTTAACCCTGTAAAAGATGTTATTTTGTCACTAGGGGCTTTTGCAATTGTTGATGACAGTATCATAATTAAAGATAATTTCGAAGCGGTTTTGTTGCAATATAAATATTTACATGATAATGGCTTATCAAACGAATTTATAATTGAAAGTAAAATGACTAAACTTCAGGAAAATGATGCACTCGAAACTTTTATAGATTATCTGGGGAATGCCATTTTAGTGGGTCATCATGTCAACTTTGATATTGAAATGATAAATGCAGCATTGGAGAGACTGGGTTGTGGAAGATTAAAAAACGAGGCACTGGATATTGATGTTATGTATAGAAAATTGCATGATATTAATGACAAGCAATTTTCTCTTGATGATTTGTGTGAAATATATAAGATTCCAAAAAGCGACAGAAATTCTTCATCAGAAGATGCATATAAAATCTCTCTATTATTTTTAAAGCTAAAATCCAGATTAGGAATTAAACAAGTCAGTCCTTAAAAAATTAATCGGTAGAATCAATTAATAGTTAATAGCAGTAAATATGGGATATGCTTTTATCTTATCTCTTCCGCTAAGAAAATCAATTTACTGTTCACCTAAAGAATTTAGTAAAACTCTAAGACAATATTCTCTAACCAGAGGATATTTAGTAGTGGAGTAATATCTCTAAATAAAATTCCTTCTTTAGGAAATCACTGAATATCAAATATATAATTTTATAAGTTCATTTTTTTTTATTTTTATGTATTTTTTTGCTTGTATATCCAACATTTATGCCTATATTTGCACCCGCAAACAACGCTCATCAAAGCTGCAAAAATAAGCTTACTGAGAAAACATTAGGCCTCGTGGCGCAACTGAATAGCGCATCTGATTACGGCTCAGAAGGTTACTGGTTTGAATCCAGTCGAGGTCACTACTAAAAAAACGTTAAAACTTAGGTTTTAGCGTTTTTTTTATTCTTTTCATGTAGTTTTTACACACTTTATCCTACTTAAATACACGGTTTAGACATCCTGTTGAGGTGACTAGTCAGGATTTAAACCAAACTTAACATGCTGATTTACAGATACAAAAACATTTAACTTATCTTTATATTAAGAATAATTTAACATTAAAAAACTAAATTATGAATTATAGAGATGAGCAAAACAAGGGAAAAATATCTCCAGAAAAGGCACAGAAAATGCTTAAAAAGGAAGGAATGAATGTAACAGTTGAGCAGGCAGAAGAAATATTATATTTTCTCCGACTTATAGCAAATATTCATATTGTAAAATTTATCGAGAAGAACAAAACGACTGAAAAAAAATAATTATATTGTTTAGATAGCTATTCTTTAAAATTAGTGCAAAAAAACTCCATATAAATGATAGATCCAGAAATGAACTAAGCACCTCTTTTTACACACATACCTAAGGCGATTCTAATGATCATTTATTTGTTCGTTGATTTCGTAGCAGATTTGTGGCGCAAGCTTATAAAAAAAAAGTAAAAACTCAGTAGCCTCATAAATATTAGAAATAAACTAAATATCTGCTTTTCAACTCAATAAAGCTTACTCACTTGATTTAAAAACTGGTAAGCCTTTTGAAGTTTAATGCTCATATTTAAACCCAATTCAATTTATAAACAATCCTTAAGGCAATTGAATATAATTCAGTTAGTCACCTCATTTTTTATTGTAAATTTAGGAACTAACTAATACAATCAAAATGAAAATTGGAAGAAATGATTCATGCCCATGTGGGAGTGGTCAAAAATATAAAAAATGCTGTATAAACTCTGAATCGACAATTTCGACAGATACTTTTCTAAACTACCTCAAAACACATGATACCTCTGAATTATTGAAGATGATTTCGCTAGTTCAGCTGTTACCGATTAACCAATCCAAACTCATTAGATTGGAAAGCATACAAGATTTAATCTGTTCACACTTAAAAACAGATGGCAAAGAAATAGATTACGATTCTGTAAAACGATTAATTGGCAATGACTATGCGGCAGATTATAGAGAAGATCCTGCCGAAGCATGTGGAACGGAAAATTTCATGTTTTTCAATGGCAACAATATTGTATTTCCCGGAATAGCTAAAGATAGCACTTTAATAAACCAAATGCTTTTTAATTCAATATTTACATGGGAAAATGATTTATCTCCAGAATTGAAACGAACCATTCATGACGGAACATACTTTATGCTGTTTATTCACAATATGATTGCAGAAAATATAGGGCTTAAACGATACCTTTTCGAAGATGACTGGAAAGGTGATATCTATTTTCCCGAAAGCAGTGTATTCAAAAATCATAAAGATCTGTTTGAGTTTACCAGAGAAGATATTGATAAAATTTATGAAAAGCTCCATATTGAGCAGGATGTCATACTCCATTTTGTTGCCACACGCGAAGATTTTATTAAAAATAAGGGACAAGACACGGTATTAGTAAGAAGGCCTTTTATTAAACTTGAAGATAAATTTTATTTGGCACTTCCTTCTGCGCAGATGTACAGTTTAAACATTTTTATTAGGAAGCAGATAGAATTGAAAGGCCAGACTGAAGTATTAAATTCATGCTATGCCAAAATGGTCTTAAATGAGTCCTATAAATATCTCAATGTTATGTGGGACAGTGTAGATTTAGGTCTGGAACTGCAAAGCAATGAATCATTATGGCAGATGGATGCCAACAAATATGCGCATGTAAGATTTATTTCAAAACATCAGGATAATGATATAAAACAAAGGGCAGACTCAACTATTGCGGCAGCCAAAAT encodes:
- a CDS encoding multidrug effflux MFS transporter, with the translated sequence MTTKKYVKLILILGSMTALGPFSIDMYLPGFSGIAADLHTSVAKVSMSLSSYFIGISAGQLLYGPLLDRFGRKKPLFFGLLVYILASLGCVYVANIDTFIFLRFIQAVGSCAATVASVAMVRDLFPVKDIPKVFSLLMLVLGLSPMLAPTIGGYITEDYGWHIVFLILMCMGIAILIASQIGLPNTYKPDTSISLKPKPIILNFLKVVKNPQFFTYAFTGSIAFSGLFSYVAASPIIFMDIYHVDAKTYGWIFAFMSVSFIGSSQLNSVLLKKFSSEQMIFSALITQSLISIVFLILSWNKLIGLYGTIGMLFLFLGCLGISNPNTAGLTLAPFAKNAGSASALMGAIQLGLGALASFAVGSFVKDSVVPMVVIMTSTTILAFIILNIGKRFIKEKIEASSEDEITIGH
- a CDS encoding 3'-5' exonuclease, which produces MLDWLKNINKEYPDFWKNYLGKFETKPNRFVVISTETSGLNPVKDVILSLGAFAIVDDSIIIKDNFEAVLLQYKYLHDNGLSNEFIIESKMTKLQENDALETFIDYLGNAILVGHHVNFDIEMINAALERLGCGRLKNEALDIDVMYRKLHDINDKQFSLDDLCEIYKIPKSDRNSSSEDAYKISLLFLKLKSRLGIKQVSP